The Lycium barbarum isolate Lr01 chromosome 9, ASM1917538v2, whole genome shotgun sequence genome has a segment encoding these proteins:
- the LOC132610245 gene encoding uncharacterized protein LOC132610245 isoform X5, which yields MVNLFDLNSGVAGNRLLTDKPHRDGSLSRSQSDLVRLSPSSEDHVEEKLVVSNLKRTSSNRKSNGTPIKMLIAQEMSKEIDSSHNPPSVVAKLMGLDALPQKSAPAIRRNFGGHSRCHTDSSFSYCQHENESLTEEMQQEFHQYPEQNEYKDVYEVWQQPQKTNRVRSKSPQKERHDETSLDKKSAFVRQKFIEAKCLSIDEQLRESKEFQDALDVLSSNTDLFLKFLQEPNPMFSQHLYKLQSIPPPPETKRITVLRPSKMVDDCKFGGSVKKNEINRTTHVGLGNRAKNHMAFSPPAASWNIDENHAQPTRIVVLKPSLGKTHNYRAASSSPSASPRVSQTETSFVNMEANEAQESREVAQTITQHMRVNIGGHQRDETLLSSVFANGYTGDESSFNKSEKEYAAGNISDSEVMSPASRHSWDYINRFGSPYSCSSLGRASYSPESSVSREAKKRLSERWAMVASNGSCQEQRQMRRSSSSTLGEMLALSDIKTAGRIEQESIKEDPQISNSASVSNSKDDEAINKSPRNLLKSKSVPLSSTAFSSQLNVGAPDPVTRENDLPKQTTKPRSAKSSLKGKVSNLFFSRNKKPNKNGAKCLQSNDELHSGAKPLHSLSKVDKYSGEFLDDRRIECSASDLRESSCALTCEDLVGKQGTTSPEVVLSGARSLHAGHPCENQDQPSPISVLEAPFEEDEHPARISSGSIKPDRHAGAELSLHPIKSNLIDKSPPIGSIARTLSWEDSCADTASSVYVRPSSSTQRIEEVEREWFSFVQTLLAVAGLDEVQSVAFSTMWHSPESPLDPSLREKYIDLNEKETLHEAKRRQRRSTQKLVFDCVNAALLEIAGYGPDNCQRAIPSMGVHNNLPQGTRLVLLDQVWDRMKEWFPSEAKYLSIDGGDLDSLVVEGMVTKEVTGKWWLENLRLELDNVEIEIEGKLLEELVHESVVEFAVQIYQPDDFFYQQPKKQE from the exons ATGGTGAACCTCTTTGATTTAAATTCAGGGGTGGCAGGAAATAGGCTGCTTACAGATAAACCCCATCGCGATG GTTCACTCTCGAGGAGCCAATCAGATCTGGTGAGGTTGTCGCCATCTTCTGAGGATCACGTAGAAGAAAAACTG GTTGTCTCGAATTTGAAGAGGACTAGTTCAAACAGGAAATCAAATGGAACACCAATCAAGATGCTTATAGCCCAAGAAATGTCCAAGGAAATAGATTCTAGTCACAATCCACCTAGTGTTGTTGCCAAGCTGATGGGGCTTGATGCTCTTCCGCAGAAATCTGCTCCAGCTATAAGACGTAATTTTGGAGGTCATTCACGGTGTCATACAGATTCCTCTTTCAGCTATTGCCAGCACGAAAATGAATCCTTGACGGAAGAAATGCAGCAAGAATTTCATCAATACCCAGAGCAGAATGAATATAAAGATGTTTATGAAGTTTGGCAGCAACCCCAAAAAACGAACCGTGTGAGAAGTAAATCCCCACAAAAGGAAAGACACGACGAAACTAGTTTGGACAAGAAGTCAGCCTTTGTTCGTCAGAAGTTTATTGAAGCAAAATGTTTATCCATAGATGAACAACTTCGCGAGTCTAAGGAATTCCAAGATGCATTGGATGTCTTAAGTTCCAACACGGATCTGTTCCTCAAGTTTCTGCAAGAACCAAATCCAATGTTTTCTCAGCATTTATATAAGTTGCAGTCTATACCTCCTCCTCCTGAGACAAAGCGAATAACTGTTCTAAGACCATCAAAAATGGTTGATGATTGTAAATTTGGTGGATCAgtgaagaaaaatgaaataaacaGAACAACCCATGTAGGTCTGGGAAACAGGGCAAAAAACCATATGGCATTTTCCCCTCCTGCAGCAAGTTGGAACATTGATGAAAATCATGCTCAACCTACACGGATAGTCGTGTTAAAACCAAGCCTTGGTAAGACTCACAACTATAGGGCTGCAAGTTCTTCACCGTCAGCATCACCAAGAGTATCACAAACTGAAACAAGTTTCGTCAACATGGAGGCTAATGAAGCTCAAGAATCAAGAGAAGTGGCACAAACTATCACACAGCATATGCGAGTAAACATAGGTGGACATCAAAGGGATGAAACATTACTTTCTTCTGTATTTGCAAATGGCTACACTGGTGATGAAAGCTCATTTAATAAATCTGAAAAAGAGTATGCAGCTGGAAATATCAGTGATTCTGAAGTCATGTCACCTGCTTCTAGGCACTCGTGGGATTATATCAATAGGTTTGGCAGCCCTTATTCTTGCTCCTCCTTGGGCCGTGCTTCTTATTCCCCTGAATCTTCAGTTTCTAGAGAAGCCAAGAAGCGACTTTCTGAGAGATGGGCGATGGTGGCATCTAATGGCAGTTGTCAAGAACAAAGACAAATGAGGAGAAGCTCCAGCAGCACTTTAGGTGAGATGCTTGCTCTTTCTGATATTAAGACGGCAGGAAGAATAGAGCAGGAGAGTATTAAAGAAGATCCCCAGATTTCAAATTCCGCCTCGGTGAGTAATTCCAAAGATGATGAAGCTATCAACAAGTCACCAAGGAATCTCTTGAAGTCTAAATCTGTCCCTCTATCCTCTACTGCATTCAGTTCGCAGTTGAATGTGGGTGCCCCAGATCCTGTGACCAGAGAAAATGACCTCCCCAAGCAGACAACAAAACCGAGAAGTGCAAAATCATCACTGAAAGGGAAGGTCTCAAATCTTTTCTTCTCTAGGAACAAAAAGCCAAACAAAAACGGAGCCAAGTGCTTGCAATCCAATGATGAATTGCACTCAGGTGCAAAGCCTTTACATTCTCTATCAAAAGTTGACAAATATAGTGGTGAATTCCTTGATGACCGAAGGATTGAGTGCTCAGCAAGCGATCTTCGTGAATCATCATGTGCGCTAACTTGTGAAGATTTAGTTGGGAAGCAAGGCACAACCTCTCCTGAG GTTGTGCTCTCTGGAGCAAGATCTTTGCACGCTGGACACCCATGTGAGAACCAGGACCAACCAAGTCCTATATCAGTTTTGGAGGCACCATTTGAAGAGGATGAACATCCAGCACGTATATCATCTGGCAGTATCAAGCCAGACCGTCATG CAGGTGCCGAGTTGTCTCTTCACCCTATAAAGTCCAACTTGATCGATAAATCTCCTCCAATAGGATCAATTGCTCGTACATTATCATGGGAAGATTCTTGTGCAGATACAGCCAGTTCAGTTTACGTGAGACCATCATCATCCACTCAGAGGATTGAGGAAGTAGAACGTGAATGGTTCTCTTTTGTTCAAACATTACTAGCCGTGGCCGGTCTTGATGAAGTGCAGTCTGTCGCTTTCTCAACCATGTGGCATTCTCCTGAAAGCCCTTTGGACCCGTCACTCAGAGAAAAATACATTGATCTGAATGAGAAGGAGACACTACATGAGGCTAAGCGAAGACAAAGGAGATCAACCCAGAAGCTTGTGTTTGATTGTGTAAATGCAGCTTTACTAGAAATTGCAGGATATGGGCCAGACAATTGCCAAAGAGCCATACCTTCTATGGGGGTCCATAATAATCTGCCACAGGGAACTAGGCTAGTATTGTTGGACCAAGTGTGGGACCGAATGAAGGAATGGTTTCCTAGTGAAGCGAAATATCTCTCTATTGATGGCGGGGACTTAGACAGCCTGGTGGTGGAGGGAATGGTAACGAAGGAGGTAACGGGGAAATGGTGGCTTGAAAATTTGAGATTAGAATTAGACAATGTAGAAATCGAAATTGAAGGGAAGTTGCTCGAAGAGCTTGTGCATGAATCTGTCGTTGAATTTGCAG TACAAATATACCAGCCAGATGATTTTTTTTACCAGCAGCCAAAAAAACAGGAGTGA
- the LOC132610245 gene encoding uncharacterized protein LOC132610245 isoform X1: MVTDLYFLLLRNLAKIYYGVYTCKNIPFLYSIYVECRSFYEDMNRGIKMNGFPNGKSCNHDKPSPGCLGRMVNLFDLNSGVAGNRLLTDKPHRDGSLSRSQSDLVRLSPSSEDHVEEKLVVSNLKRTSSNRKSNGTPIKMLIAQEMSKEIDSSHNPPSVVAKLMGLDALPQKSAPAIRRNFGGHSRCHTDSSFSYCQHENESLTEEMQQEFHQYPEQNEYKDVYEVWQQPQKTNRVRSKSPQKERHDETSLDKKSAFVRQKFIEAKCLSIDEQLRESKEFQDALDVLSSNTDLFLKFLQEPNPMFSQHLYKLQSIPPPPETKRITVLRPSKMVDDCKFGGSVKKNEINRTTHVGLGNRAKNHMAFSPPAASWNIDENHAQPTRIVVLKPSLGKTHNYRAASSSPSASPRVSQTETSFVNMEANEAQESREVAQTITQHMRVNIGGHQRDETLLSSVFANGYTGDESSFNKSEKEYAAGNISDSEVMSPASRHSWDYINRFGSPYSCSSLGRASYSPESSVSREAKKRLSERWAMVASNGSCQEQRQMRRSSSSTLGEMLALSDIKTAGRIEQESIKEDPQISNSASVSNSKDDEAINKSPRNLLKSKSVPLSSTAFSSQLNVGAPDPVTRENDLPKQTTKPRSAKSSLKGKVSNLFFSRNKKPNKNGAKCLQSNDELHSGAKPLHSLSKVDKYSGEFLDDRRIECSASDLRESSCALTCEDLVGKQGTTSPEVVLSGARSLHAGHPCENQDQPSPISVLEAPFEEDEHPARISSGSIKPDRHAGAELSLHPIKSNLIDKSPPIGSIARTLSWEDSCADTASSVYVRPSSSTQRIEEVEREWFSFVQTLLAVAGLDEVQSVAFSTMWHSPESPLDPSLREKYIDLNEKETLHEAKRRQRRSTQKLVFDCVNAALLEIAGYGPDNCQRAIPSMGVHNNLPQGTRLVLLDQVWDRMKEWFPSEAKYLSIDGGDLDSLVVEGMVTKEVTGKWWLENLRLELDNVEIEIEGKLLEELVHESVVEFAVQIYQPDDFFYQQPKKQE, translated from the exons GTCTATACCTGTAAAAACATACCTTTTCTATACTCAATATATGTGGAATGCCGTTCTTTTTATGAAGATATGAATAGAG GAATTAAGATGAATGGGTTTCCGAATGGGAAGAGTTGTAATCATGATAAACCTTCTCCAGGATGCTTGGGACGAATGGTGAACCTCTTTGATTTAAATTCAGGGGTGGCAGGAAATAGGCTGCTTACAGATAAACCCCATCGCGATG GTTCACTCTCGAGGAGCCAATCAGATCTGGTGAGGTTGTCGCCATCTTCTGAGGATCACGTAGAAGAAAAACTG GTTGTCTCGAATTTGAAGAGGACTAGTTCAAACAGGAAATCAAATGGAACACCAATCAAGATGCTTATAGCCCAAGAAATGTCCAAGGAAATAGATTCTAGTCACAATCCACCTAGTGTTGTTGCCAAGCTGATGGGGCTTGATGCTCTTCCGCAGAAATCTGCTCCAGCTATAAGACGTAATTTTGGAGGTCATTCACGGTGTCATACAGATTCCTCTTTCAGCTATTGCCAGCACGAAAATGAATCCTTGACGGAAGAAATGCAGCAAGAATTTCATCAATACCCAGAGCAGAATGAATATAAAGATGTTTATGAAGTTTGGCAGCAACCCCAAAAAACGAACCGTGTGAGAAGTAAATCCCCACAAAAGGAAAGACACGACGAAACTAGTTTGGACAAGAAGTCAGCCTTTGTTCGTCAGAAGTTTATTGAAGCAAAATGTTTATCCATAGATGAACAACTTCGCGAGTCTAAGGAATTCCAAGATGCATTGGATGTCTTAAGTTCCAACACGGATCTGTTCCTCAAGTTTCTGCAAGAACCAAATCCAATGTTTTCTCAGCATTTATATAAGTTGCAGTCTATACCTCCTCCTCCTGAGACAAAGCGAATAACTGTTCTAAGACCATCAAAAATGGTTGATGATTGTAAATTTGGTGGATCAgtgaagaaaaatgaaataaacaGAACAACCCATGTAGGTCTGGGAAACAGGGCAAAAAACCATATGGCATTTTCCCCTCCTGCAGCAAGTTGGAACATTGATGAAAATCATGCTCAACCTACACGGATAGTCGTGTTAAAACCAAGCCTTGGTAAGACTCACAACTATAGGGCTGCAAGTTCTTCACCGTCAGCATCACCAAGAGTATCACAAACTGAAACAAGTTTCGTCAACATGGAGGCTAATGAAGCTCAAGAATCAAGAGAAGTGGCACAAACTATCACACAGCATATGCGAGTAAACATAGGTGGACATCAAAGGGATGAAACATTACTTTCTTCTGTATTTGCAAATGGCTACACTGGTGATGAAAGCTCATTTAATAAATCTGAAAAAGAGTATGCAGCTGGAAATATCAGTGATTCTGAAGTCATGTCACCTGCTTCTAGGCACTCGTGGGATTATATCAATAGGTTTGGCAGCCCTTATTCTTGCTCCTCCTTGGGCCGTGCTTCTTATTCCCCTGAATCTTCAGTTTCTAGAGAAGCCAAGAAGCGACTTTCTGAGAGATGGGCGATGGTGGCATCTAATGGCAGTTGTCAAGAACAAAGACAAATGAGGAGAAGCTCCAGCAGCACTTTAGGTGAGATGCTTGCTCTTTCTGATATTAAGACGGCAGGAAGAATAGAGCAGGAGAGTATTAAAGAAGATCCCCAGATTTCAAATTCCGCCTCGGTGAGTAATTCCAAAGATGATGAAGCTATCAACAAGTCACCAAGGAATCTCTTGAAGTCTAAATCTGTCCCTCTATCCTCTACTGCATTCAGTTCGCAGTTGAATGTGGGTGCCCCAGATCCTGTGACCAGAGAAAATGACCTCCCCAAGCAGACAACAAAACCGAGAAGTGCAAAATCATCACTGAAAGGGAAGGTCTCAAATCTTTTCTTCTCTAGGAACAAAAAGCCAAACAAAAACGGAGCCAAGTGCTTGCAATCCAATGATGAATTGCACTCAGGTGCAAAGCCTTTACATTCTCTATCAAAAGTTGACAAATATAGTGGTGAATTCCTTGATGACCGAAGGATTGAGTGCTCAGCAAGCGATCTTCGTGAATCATCATGTGCGCTAACTTGTGAAGATTTAGTTGGGAAGCAAGGCACAACCTCTCCTGAG GTTGTGCTCTCTGGAGCAAGATCTTTGCACGCTGGACACCCATGTGAGAACCAGGACCAACCAAGTCCTATATCAGTTTTGGAGGCACCATTTGAAGAGGATGAACATCCAGCACGTATATCATCTGGCAGTATCAAGCCAGACCGTCATG CAGGTGCCGAGTTGTCTCTTCACCCTATAAAGTCCAACTTGATCGATAAATCTCCTCCAATAGGATCAATTGCTCGTACATTATCATGGGAAGATTCTTGTGCAGATACAGCCAGTTCAGTTTACGTGAGACCATCATCATCCACTCAGAGGATTGAGGAAGTAGAACGTGAATGGTTCTCTTTTGTTCAAACATTACTAGCCGTGGCCGGTCTTGATGAAGTGCAGTCTGTCGCTTTCTCAACCATGTGGCATTCTCCTGAAAGCCCTTTGGACCCGTCACTCAGAGAAAAATACATTGATCTGAATGAGAAGGAGACACTACATGAGGCTAAGCGAAGACAAAGGAGATCAACCCAGAAGCTTGTGTTTGATTGTGTAAATGCAGCTTTACTAGAAATTGCAGGATATGGGCCAGACAATTGCCAAAGAGCCATACCTTCTATGGGGGTCCATAATAATCTGCCACAGGGAACTAGGCTAGTATTGTTGGACCAAGTGTGGGACCGAATGAAGGAATGGTTTCCTAGTGAAGCGAAATATCTCTCTATTGATGGCGGGGACTTAGACAGCCTGGTGGTGGAGGGAATGGTAACGAAGGAGGTAACGGGGAAATGGTGGCTTGAAAATTTGAGATTAGAATTAGACAATGTAGAAATCGAAATTGAAGGGAAGTTGCTCGAAGAGCTTGTGCATGAATCTGTCGTTGAATTTGCAG TACAAATATACCAGCCAGATGATTTTTTTTACCAGCAGCCAAAAAAACAGGAGTGA
- the LOC132610245 gene encoding uncharacterized protein LOC132610245 isoform X6 — translation MLIAQEMSKEIDSSHNPPSVVAKLMGLDALPQKSAPAIRRNFGGHSRCHTDSSFSYCQHENESLTEEMQQEFHQYPEQNEYKDVYEVWQQPQKTNRVRSKSPQKERHDETSLDKKSAFVRQKFIEAKCLSIDEQLRESKEFQDALDVLSSNTDLFLKFLQEPNPMFSQHLYKLQSIPPPPETKRITVLRPSKMVDDCKFGGSVKKNEINRTTHVGLGNRAKNHMAFSPPAASWNIDENHAQPTRIVVLKPSLGKTHNYRAASSSPSASPRVSQTETSFVNMEANEAQESREVAQTITQHMRVNIGGHQRDETLLSSVFANGYTGDESSFNKSEKEYAAGNISDSEVMSPASRHSWDYINRFGSPYSCSSLGRASYSPESSVSREAKKRLSERWAMVASNGSCQEQRQMRRSSSSTLGEMLALSDIKTAGRIEQESIKEDPQISNSASVSNSKDDEAINKSPRNLLKSKSVPLSSTAFSSQLNVGAPDPVTRENDLPKQTTKPRSAKSSLKGKVSNLFFSRNKKPNKNGAKCLQSNDELHSGAKPLHSLSKVDKYSGEFLDDRRIECSASDLRESSCALTCEDLVGKQGTTSPEVVLSGARSLHAGHPCENQDQPSPISVLEAPFEEDEHPARISSGSIKPDRHAGAELSLHPIKSNLIDKSPPIGSIARTLSWEDSCADTASSVYVRPSSSTQRIEEVEREWFSFVQTLLAVAGLDEVQSVAFSTMWHSPESPLDPSLREKYIDLNEKETLHEAKRRQRRSTQKLVFDCVNAALLEIAGYGPDNCQRAIPSMGVHNNLPQGTRLVLLDQVWDRMKEWFPSEAKYLSIDGGDLDSLVVEGMVTKEVTGKWWLENLRLELDNVEIEIEGKLLEELVHESVVEFAVQIYQPDDFFYQQPKKQE, via the exons ATGCTTATAGCCCAAGAAATGTCCAAGGAAATAGATTCTAGTCACAATCCACCTAGTGTTGTTGCCAAGCTGATGGGGCTTGATGCTCTTCCGCAGAAATCTGCTCCAGCTATAAGACGTAATTTTGGAGGTCATTCACGGTGTCATACAGATTCCTCTTTCAGCTATTGCCAGCACGAAAATGAATCCTTGACGGAAGAAATGCAGCAAGAATTTCATCAATACCCAGAGCAGAATGAATATAAAGATGTTTATGAAGTTTGGCAGCAACCCCAAAAAACGAACCGTGTGAGAAGTAAATCCCCACAAAAGGAAAGACACGACGAAACTAGTTTGGACAAGAAGTCAGCCTTTGTTCGTCAGAAGTTTATTGAAGCAAAATGTTTATCCATAGATGAACAACTTCGCGAGTCTAAGGAATTCCAAGATGCATTGGATGTCTTAAGTTCCAACACGGATCTGTTCCTCAAGTTTCTGCAAGAACCAAATCCAATGTTTTCTCAGCATTTATATAAGTTGCAGTCTATACCTCCTCCTCCTGAGACAAAGCGAATAACTGTTCTAAGACCATCAAAAATGGTTGATGATTGTAAATTTGGTGGATCAgtgaagaaaaatgaaataaacaGAACAACCCATGTAGGTCTGGGAAACAGGGCAAAAAACCATATGGCATTTTCCCCTCCTGCAGCAAGTTGGAACATTGATGAAAATCATGCTCAACCTACACGGATAGTCGTGTTAAAACCAAGCCTTGGTAAGACTCACAACTATAGGGCTGCAAGTTCTTCACCGTCAGCATCACCAAGAGTATCACAAACTGAAACAAGTTTCGTCAACATGGAGGCTAATGAAGCTCAAGAATCAAGAGAAGTGGCACAAACTATCACACAGCATATGCGAGTAAACATAGGTGGACATCAAAGGGATGAAACATTACTTTCTTCTGTATTTGCAAATGGCTACACTGGTGATGAAAGCTCATTTAATAAATCTGAAAAAGAGTATGCAGCTGGAAATATCAGTGATTCTGAAGTCATGTCACCTGCTTCTAGGCACTCGTGGGATTATATCAATAGGTTTGGCAGCCCTTATTCTTGCTCCTCCTTGGGCCGTGCTTCTTATTCCCCTGAATCTTCAGTTTCTAGAGAAGCCAAGAAGCGACTTTCTGAGAGATGGGCGATGGTGGCATCTAATGGCAGTTGTCAAGAACAAAGACAAATGAGGAGAAGCTCCAGCAGCACTTTAGGTGAGATGCTTGCTCTTTCTGATATTAAGACGGCAGGAAGAATAGAGCAGGAGAGTATTAAAGAAGATCCCCAGATTTCAAATTCCGCCTCGGTGAGTAATTCCAAAGATGATGAAGCTATCAACAAGTCACCAAGGAATCTCTTGAAGTCTAAATCTGTCCCTCTATCCTCTACTGCATTCAGTTCGCAGTTGAATGTGGGTGCCCCAGATCCTGTGACCAGAGAAAATGACCTCCCCAAGCAGACAACAAAACCGAGAAGTGCAAAATCATCACTGAAAGGGAAGGTCTCAAATCTTTTCTTCTCTAGGAACAAAAAGCCAAACAAAAACGGAGCCAAGTGCTTGCAATCCAATGATGAATTGCACTCAGGTGCAAAGCCTTTACATTCTCTATCAAAAGTTGACAAATATAGTGGTGAATTCCTTGATGACCGAAGGATTGAGTGCTCAGCAAGCGATCTTCGTGAATCATCATGTGCGCTAACTTGTGAAGATTTAGTTGGGAAGCAAGGCACAACCTCTCCTGAG GTTGTGCTCTCTGGAGCAAGATCTTTGCACGCTGGACACCCATGTGAGAACCAGGACCAACCAAGTCCTATATCAGTTTTGGAGGCACCATTTGAAGAGGATGAACATCCAGCACGTATATCATCTGGCAGTATCAAGCCAGACCGTCATG CAGGTGCCGAGTTGTCTCTTCACCCTATAAAGTCCAACTTGATCGATAAATCTCCTCCAATAGGATCAATTGCTCGTACATTATCATGGGAAGATTCTTGTGCAGATACAGCCAGTTCAGTTTACGTGAGACCATCATCATCCACTCAGAGGATTGAGGAAGTAGAACGTGAATGGTTCTCTTTTGTTCAAACATTACTAGCCGTGGCCGGTCTTGATGAAGTGCAGTCTGTCGCTTTCTCAACCATGTGGCATTCTCCTGAAAGCCCTTTGGACCCGTCACTCAGAGAAAAATACATTGATCTGAATGAGAAGGAGACACTACATGAGGCTAAGCGAAGACAAAGGAGATCAACCCAGAAGCTTGTGTTTGATTGTGTAAATGCAGCTTTACTAGAAATTGCAGGATATGGGCCAGACAATTGCCAAAGAGCCATACCTTCTATGGGGGTCCATAATAATCTGCCACAGGGAACTAGGCTAGTATTGTTGGACCAAGTGTGGGACCGAATGAAGGAATGGTTTCCTAGTGAAGCGAAATATCTCTCTATTGATGGCGGGGACTTAGACAGCCTGGTGGTGGAGGGAATGGTAACGAAGGAGGTAACGGGGAAATGGTGGCTTGAAAATTTGAGATTAGAATTAGACAATGTAGAAATCGAAATTGAAGGGAAGTTGCTCGAAGAGCTTGTGCATGAATCTGTCGTTGAATTTGCAG TACAAATATACCAGCCAGATGATTTTTTTTACCAGCAGCCAAAAAAACAGGAGTGA